A single region of the Vicia villosa cultivar HV-30 ecotype Madison, WI linkage group LG4, Vvil1.0, whole genome shotgun sequence genome encodes:
- the LOC131596836 gene encoding uncharacterized protein LOC131596836 — MFLRFSPVSGVGQALKSRKFTPRFIGLYQISKKVGEVAYKVALPPFHLNLHNIFHLSLLRKYIPDPSLVIQVDGMQLKENLKANASPSRVGNREVNHLRGKKIVLVKVVSGGPTGGSMTYESEIQIRE; from the coding sequence ATGTTTTTAAGATTTTCTCCAGTGAGTGGTGTTGGACAAGCACTGAAATCTCGAAAGTTCACGCCACGTTTTATTGGTCTTTATCAGATCTCGAAGAAAGTAGGAGAAGTGGCTTACAAAGTTGCTTTACCGCCGTTTCATTTGAATCTCCATAATATCTTTCATCTGTCTCTGTTAAGAAAGTACATTCCTGATCCATCTcttgtgatccaagtggatggcATGCAACTTAAAGAGAACTTGAAAGCAAATGCATCTCCCTCGAGAGTAGGGAATCGAGAAGTGAATCACTTGAGAGGCAAAAAGATTGTGTTGGTGAAGGTAGTGTCAGGAGGACCTACTGGTGGAAGCATGACATATGAGTCGGAGATCCAGATTAGAGAGTAG